A genomic stretch from Corvus cornix cornix isolate S_Up_H32 chromosome 9, ASM73873v5, whole genome shotgun sequence includes:
- the SKIL gene encoding ski-like protein, whose amino-acid sequence MESPQINFPLGLVSDQKRSRIQEDGSPPLKKAMTEMHVNNKVQVVINKLPTIKKENLDDYDETPVEADVETAKPNSASVSEPLSLNPGLKHTLAQFHLSSQSSLGGPAAFSARYSQESMSPTVFLPLPSPQILSGPLLIPPDSSTELTQTLLEGESISCFKVGGEKRLCLPQVLNSVLRDFSLQQINTVCDELYIYCSRCTSDQLHILKVLGILPFNAPSCGLITLTDAQRLCNALLRPRTFPQSGSFLPGKNTLAQLKETGSAFEVEHECLGKCQGLFAPQFYLAPDDPCIQCLECYGMFSPQTFVMHSHRSPDKRTCHWGFESAKWHCYLHINQKYLGTSEERELKHLLEEMKEKFSEKNQKRTRSKAEPQQNLELSQWYPVIKQEADTDPQPPSFFHPSYYLYMCDKVVAPNVSLASQYKDVAKATVKASEVNKSSPGQSEKKLSSGKHKKAASYPELSLEEQEKIDLKTGVEQPHKRLDPPVSTRSARGGKSERVSSKTTRDSGRGEGGADARTLSPTLMKDISCEDDKGRIMEEVMKTYIKQQEKLNTILRRKQQLQMEVEMLSNSKAMKELTEEQQNLQKELECLQAEHAQRMEEFYFEQRDLEKKLDQVMKQKCSCDSNLEKDKEAEYAAQLAELRQRLDHAEADRQELQDELRQEREAREKLELMIKELKLQILKSSKNGKGK is encoded by the exons ATGGAAAGCCCACAAATAAACTTCCCTCTCGGTCTGGTTTCAGACCAAAAAAGGAGCAGGATCCAAGAGGATGGGAGTCCTCCATTGAAAAAAGCAATGACAGAAATGCATGTAAATAACAAAGTACAGGTTGTAATAAATAAATTGCCAAcaataaagaaggaaaacttgGATGACTATGACGAAACTCCGGTGGAGGCTGATGTGGAAACCGCCAAGCCAAACAGTGCTTCAGTATCTGAGCCTTTGAGTTTAAATCCAGGTTTGAAACACACGCTGGCACAGTTCCACCTAAGCAGCCAGAGTTCGCTGGGTGGGCCCGCAGCTTTTTCAGCTCGGTATTCCCAGGAAAGTATGTCACCCACTgtcttcctgcctctcccatCACCACAAATACTCTCTGGTCCACTGCTCATCCCTCCAGACAGCTCTACAGAACTCACCCAGACCCTGCTGGAGGGGGAATCCATCTCTTGTTTTAAAGTCGGAGGAGAAAAAAGACTTTGCCTGCCTCAAGTGTTGAATTCGGTCCTCCGAGACTTTTCCTTGCAGCAGATCAACACGGTGTGTGATGAACTCTATATCTACTGCTCAAGGTGCACTTCTGACCAGCTTCACATTCTGAAGGTTTTGGGAATTCTTCCATTCAACGCTCCGTCCTGTGGGCTCATTACGCTGACAGATGCTCAGAGACTATGCAATGCTTTACTGCGCCCTCGCACTTTCCCCCAAAGTGGCAGTTTCCTCCCTGGTAAGAACACCTTGGCCCAGCTGAAAGAGACTGGCAGTGCCTTTGAAGTAGAGCATGAGTGCCTGGGCAAGTGCCAGGGGTTGTTTGCACCTCAGTTCTACCTTGCCCCGGATGACCCGTGTATCCAGTGCTTGGAATGCTATGGGATGTTCTCGCCCCAGACCTTTGTGATGCATTCACACAGATCCCCAGACAAGAGGACCTGCCACTGGGGGTTTGAGTCGGCCAAGTGGCACTGCTACCTGCACATTAACCAAAAATACCTGGGCACATCAGAGGAGAGAGAGTTGAAGCACCTCTTGGaggaaatgaaggagaaattcagcgagaaaaatcagaaaagaactCGGTCCAAA gcagagccacagcagaaCCTGGAATTATCACAGTGGTATCCAGTTATAAAGCAAGAAGCAGACACTGATCCTCAACCACCTTCCTTTTTCCATCCCAG ttACTACCTTTATATGTGTGATAAAGTGGTTGCCCCGAATGTATCTCTTGCATCTCAATATAAGGATGTTGCAAAAGCAACAGTAAAAGCTTCAGAAGTTAATAAATCCTCACCTGGGCAGTCAGAGAAGAAGCTCAGTAGTGGAAAGCACAAAAAAGCTGCCTCCTATCCAGAGCTTTCTCttgaagaacaggaaaaaattgaCTTGAAAACTGGTGTGGAGCAGCCCCATAAACGTTTAG ATCCTCCTGTGTCAACTCGTTCTGCGAGAGGTGGAAAATCTGAGCGTGTTTCTTCCAAAACCACCAGAGACTCTGGCCGTGGTGAGGGAGGTGCTGATGCACGAACCTTGTCCCCCACCCTCATGAAAGACATCAGCTGTGAGGATGACAAGGGAAGGATCATGGAAGAAGTAATGAAAACCTACAtcaagcagcaggaaaaacttAACACGATTTTGCGGAGGAAACAGCAGCTCCAAATG GAAGTGGAAATGTTAAGCAACTCTAAAGCTATGAAGGAGCTgactgaagagcagcagaatttACAAAAAGAACTCGAATGTTTGCAAGCAGAGCATGCACAAAGAATGgaggaattttattttgagCAGAGAGACTTGGAGAAGAAACTGGACCAAGTGATGAAGCAAAAATGTAGCTGTGACTCCAATttggaaaaagacaaagaagctGAATATGCAGCACAG CTGGCAGAGTTGAGGCAGAGGTTGGATCATGCAGAGGCAGATAGACAAGAGCTCCAGGACGAACTGAGACAGGAACGAGAGGCCCGGGAAAAGTTAGAGCTGATGATAAAAGAATTGAAGCTACAGATCCTGAAATCTtcaaaaaatgggaaaggaaaatag